AGAAAGAAGTTCCCAGGTATTTGTACGGGATAATTTTTGGAACGGATGGCCACATGGCTGAGGGCACCAGGGAGAATCCAATACCCAGAAAAATGATCAGGATGACTGCCAGAATCGTATTGTCAAGAAAGGGAATGGAATAGAGCGCATGGACTACAATGAGTATGAGCGAACCCAGAATCATGATGGTGGCGCCCTTCCCTATTTTATCATAAACGCCTCCGAATAGCGGAGTGAGCAGGATTGCTCCAAAGGGGAGCATGGCCGGAATGGTACCGGCAACAGCATCCGCCACATGAAATTTCTGAACCATCAGATCGGATGCAAACTTCAGGAATGGAAAAACAGCTGAGTAAAACAAAACGCAAAGGAAGGCAAGATACCACCAGCCCCTGTTGCTGATGATATACCTGATATCCGACACCTTGAACTTATCCTCCTCGGGGACTGTATTATTGGCCTTGTCTGCAGCCATTTGAGAAGCGTCCAGTTTTTTGTCCATAAAGGTGTAAATGATAAAGGTGATCAGACCGATGCAGAGCATGACCAGACCAAGCAGCACAGGTTTGGAAACATGTCCCATACGAATCGCAATGGGTGCAGAGACACCGATGGCAAGGGCCGTTCCCAGTCTGGCCACAGAGACCTGCATTCCCATGGCAAGTGCCATCTCTTTTCCTTTAAACCACTTGACTATGATCTTGGAGACCGTGATGCCGGCAACTTCGACGCCTACGCCAAAAATGGCAAATCCCAGGGCAGCCATTAACACCTGAGCTTTCATATCGAACCACAGGATATGCCAGACTACTCCATCCAGCGAATGCGTGGAGACAGCCCAGAATTTTAATGCAGCACCAAGCACCATCACCGAAGCAGCACCCACCCCAGTAAAACGGACCCCCATTCTGTCAAGGACGATCCCTCCAAGGATCAGCATGATCAGGAATACATTAAACCATCCATAGGCACTGGTAAAAACACCGTATTCGGCGCTGTTCCAGGTGAGTTGCTGTTCCAGTAAACCTTTGAGAGGAGCCATTACATCGGTAATGTAATAACCTGCAAGCATGGTAAATGCTACGATGCCCAATGCCGACCATCTTGCTAACGCAGAATCCCTCAGGCTTTTTCTAATCGCTTCCATTCATTTATTTTTAGTTTAACAAGCACTAAAAATAGGAAAAATTACATGGGCGGAAGCGTTTTATAAAACATAGTGAATAAGATCAATGGCCGGATATTCAAAAAATTCCTATTTTCGTAGTCTGAGTCACCTGTATTTTGTAAGGATGTAGTTCCTGAAACGACTGTACCAGTATAATATTAAACGGATACCGATATGAAGAAGGTCTTATTGATCCTGGGAATACTTGCGCTTGGATTGTATACTCATGCCCAGGAAAAAATTAAGTGGCACTCCATGGAGGAGGCCCTTCAACTGGCCGGCAAAGAACCCCGGGTAATTGTCATTGATGTATATACCGATTGGTGTGGGTGGTGTAAACGAATGGATGCCACTACCTTCTCTGATCCTGAAGTGATTGAGATGATGAATGCGCAATTCTACCCGGTCAAACTGAATGCAGAGGGGAAAGAGGATATAATTATAGGGGATCGCACCTTTAAGTTTGTGGATAATGGCCGCAGGGGCTATCATGAGGTGGCTGCCATCGTGACCCGTGGAAGACTCTCATATCCCACTATTTCCTATGTGGATGCACAGGGTAAAGTCCTGGAAGCGGCCCCGGGCTATAAAACCGCGGATCAGTTCCGGATCTATCTGGCCTACTATTCCGATGGGGCATACAGGAATCAGACTTTTGACGAGTTCTCAGCCAGTCTGGCTGCAAAGGAGAAAACGGTGATTCAGAGCCTCTGATAATGCTTCAACATGCTTTCAAGTTCCTGCTTGATCTCTTCTCTCAGTGAGCGGGGCTCCAGGACGGCAGCATCTTTACCCAGACCAAGGACCAGGGAACGGAACTCATAGGTGGGAAAAACCCGGAAACTGAACACGACCCGTTCCTCATTTTCCTCTTCAATATTCTGTGAATCGTGCCACGGCCTGGTGATCAGGTACTGTGCCTGGGTAAGCTGAACCGCCAGCTTGATCAAAGGAGGAGTGCCTTCCGGCGCCATGATCCCGATGGCATACTTAAAATAGTCCTCCACCTTAAAATGCGGAGCTTTATAGGCGGTTCCTTTGACGACCTGCAGGTCCCGGATGCGATCCAGTGCGTAGGTGCGCATCTTCCCTTTGAAGTCGTTGAGACCGATCAGGTACCACCTGGATTCGTGCTCCTTAAGCAGATAAGGGTGCACTTCGTTAAAATAGGGTTTGTCCTCATAAAAGGGGAGGTAGTAGAGCCGCAGCACCTCCTCCTGTTCAATGGCCCGGATAATGGGATCCAGGTAGTGGATGCCCTTGATTTCCGGTGACTGGCTGTAATGAATAAATCCCTGCTTCTTTTTCGAATGATCCATATGGCTTCTTTTATCTTTTAAAAATAGTCTTTCCTGTTGAATACTTAATACGATAATCAGACTCCGGATCGGTATGGGGAAGGAAAAAATATTAACTTAAATGCTTAAATCCAATCCGGACATTATGAAGCGTTTTTTCTCCTCTGTTTTTATGCTCTTACTGATCATATCCCTGAAAGCCCAGCCCCTGGATATGGAACTTCTACAAGGGATGAAGGCCCGAAGCATCGGTCCGGGCGGAATGAGCGGACGTGTCACTGCCATTGATGTGGAGAACAGGAACAATGCTGTATTCTATATAGGAACCGCATCGGGCGGATTGTGGAAGACGGAGAATGGCGGGGTGAATTTCACGCCGCTTTTTGACAGGGAGGAGGTCTCCAGCATCGGAGCCCTGGCCATCGATCCTTCCAATGAGGATATCATCTGGGCCGGAACTGGGGAAGGCAATCCCAGGAACAGCCTGAATGGCGGTTATGGGATTTATAAGAGCCTGGACGGAGGAAGGAACTGGACCCTGATGGGGCTGGAGCGCACGCGGCATATACACCGGATCCTGGTGCACCCTTCAAATCCGGAGGTGGTCTATGTGGGAGCCATCGGCTCCCCCTGGGGGCCTCATCCCGAAAGAGGCGTCTATAAGACCACCGACGGAGGAAGGAACTGGAAGCAGATCCTGTATGCAAATGACTTGAGCGGGGTGGCCGATATGGTCATGGATCCCCGGAATCCCGATAAACTCTTTGTGGCCATGTGGGAGCACCGGCGCTGGCCCTGGTTCTTCAAATCGGGTGGCGGGGGTTCCGGTTTGCATATGACCGTGGACGGCGGTGAAACCTGGAAGCAGCTGAGCTCCGACGACGGACTTCCCCGGGGAGAACTGGGCCGGATCGGACTGGCCATTGCCCGGGGGAATAACAAATATGTTTACGCCTTGATTGAATCTAAAAAGAATGCCATTTACCGTTCCACCGACGGGGGGTATAGCTGGACGAAACGCGGCGACAGGAATATGGGCAACCGGCCCTTCTACTATTCGGAGATCTATGTCGACCCGGCCAACGAGAACCGGGTATATACCCTGTTCTCCCCGGTAAATGTGAGCGAGGACGGGGGGAAGAGCTATTCCACCCTGCTGGGACAGCAGATCCATGTGGATCATCATGCCTGGTGGATAGATCCCGGAAATCCCGACTTTATGATTGATGGAAACGACGGGGGCATGGCCATTACTTACGACCGGGGGAAAAGCTGGCGACATGTAAGCAACTTGCCTGTGTCGCAGTTCTACCATATACGCACCGATATGGAGCTGCCTTATAATGTCTATGGCGGGATGCAGGACAACGGTTCATGGAAGGGGCCCGGCTATCTCTGGAGCAGTGGAGGAATAATCAATACTTACTGGGAGTTTCTGATGGGAGGAGATGGCTTTGATGTGTTGCCGGTACCCGGCGAACCCGGCTTATGTTATGCCATGTCGCAACAGGGAAATGTTCGAAGGATCGATATCGAAACGGGTAACAGCCTGGATATTAAGCCTGCCGCTGACGGTGATACAGAGCTTCGCTTTCACTGGAACTCGGCCATCGCCCAGGACCCCTTCCACCCGAATACCATCTATTTCGGAAGCCAGTTTTTACATAAGAGTGAGGACCGGGGCGATTCCTGGATGATCATTTCTCCCGATCTGAGTACCAACGATACCGCCAAGCAGAAGTTCAATGAGAGTGGTGGTCTCACCTACGATGTGACCGGGGCCGAGAATCATACCTGTATCCTGGCCATTTCGCCCAGTCCGCTTGAAGAGGGGGTGATCTGGGCAGGTACCGATGACGGGAATATCCAGCTGACTACCGACGGGGGGGAATCCTGGACCAACTGCGCCCCGGGGATCAAAGAACTGCCGGAAGGTGCGTGGGTGCCGCAGATTACAGCTTCCGAAATAAACAGGGGAGAGGCCTGGGTAGTGGTAAATAACTACCGGCAGAACGACTATGCGCCCTATTTGTTCCATACTTCCGATTATGGAAAGCGGTGGGAGAGGGTGGTGGGGCCTTCACAGGTGAAGGGCTTTGTGCTTTCCTTTGTGCAGGATCCGGAAGAGCCACGCCTTCAGTTTCTGGGAACCGAACACGGCTTATGGGTAAGCATCGACGGAGGGGCGCAATGGACCAGGTGGACCGTGGGCTACCCCACGGTCCCCACCATGGACCTGGTGATTCACCCCCGGGAACACGATCTGGTGATAGGAACCTTTGGAAGGGCAGCCTATATCATAGATGATATCAGTCCCCTGCGCGTGATGGCCGGGAAGTTTGATCAAATCACCTCATCGGGTATATCCCTGTTCGAGCCTCCGGTGGCTTACCTGGCCGATACCAGGAATGCCCCCGGATACTATTTTTCCGGTGATGCCTACTTCGAAGGCGAAAACCGGCCCAGGGGTGCCAGGATTTCCTATTATGCCCGGGTGGAGGAGAGTTCCGGGGAGGAGAAGAAGGACAGCGTGACCCTTACCGTGATGGACCAGGAGATGAAGCCCGTACGCACCCTGAAAAGGCTTCCTGAAAACGGATTGAACCGCATGGTCTGGAACCTTGACAGGAAAGGGGTCAGGCTAAACTTCAGTGAGCGTGGGCCCGGCACTGAGAACCGCGAACCGGGCGGTGGTGGCCCGGTGCTTCCAGGCCGTTACCGCTTAGAAATCTCCTACAAAGGGGATACAGCCTGGACCTTCCTCCGTGTGGAGGCGGATCCCAGGAGGGAGTACGATATGGCCGGGATGAAAATGAAGCAGGAGAAGAGCGATCTCTTGCTGGACCGGATGCATTCCCTGAACGAGGCCCTGACATTCATCCGGGAGTGCAAAGAGAGTTATGAGCTGGTGGAAAAACTAACAGGTGATCATCCATCCGACGGCCTTAAAGAGGTAACGAAGCTGATGAAGAAGGAGCTGGACCGGATATCCGGGCAGGTTTTCATAAATGAGTCCGTGCAGGGAATCTATCAACCTCCGGATGCCCTGTTTGTAAAGATGAGAGGGACCAATGGCATCACCGCTTCGGGCCGGCCTTTGACAGAAAACCAGCTTAAGAAGCTGGATCAGTATATATCCCAGGCTGATAAGTCCATGGAGATGATCGGCCATTTTAAAGAAAATGAATGGAAACGTTACAGCGAGCAGGTGCAGGCGGATCAGATTTCATTGATCAGATGAAAATGCTATTTTTACTTAATTGATGGTGGAAAACAACAGTGGCACAGGAGTCCGGAGGATTGATCCCGGGAAAAGAGGGAAATGCAGACTGCTTATTTCTAACCGTTCCGGCAGCATACTCAACCTGGTGATTCAGGGCGCTGAGGTGAAAGTCGTCCGGGCCATGAGCATTCGAAGGAGAAAGCGGCTTCGTCTGGTCAAGGGCACCTATGTGGTTGAGGCCTGGCTCTCCACCGGGAGGATCCGGATCATTCCCGTGGATATTCCGCATATCCGTATTGAGAAAATCACCACCCGTAAAGATGTCTCCATCCGGGGCAGGAAGATTGTGGCCGATTTAATTAACAACCGGGCCAGGCTGGAGGTGGACCGTGAGCGAAATTCGGCAGACCTGGACTGAGAGCTTAGTAATTCAGGTTTGAAGCCAGCAGTTTCTCTGCCTGGGCAGGGCTCAGGTTTTTTCTCCGGGCATAGTCCTGCACCTGGTCCCTGCTGATCTTTCCCACAAAGAAATACCTGGATTGGGGATGTGCGAAAATTAGTCCGCTCACCGATGCAGCCGGCAACATGGAGTAGTTCTCTGTCAGATGTATGCCCTGTTCTTCAGCCTTCAGCAGTTCAAAGAGCACCTTCTTTTCTGAGTGGTCCGGACAGGCCGGATAGCCGTGTGCCGGCCTGATTCCGTGGTATTTTTCCCGGAACAGATCTGGCAGCTCCAGTTCTTCTCCGCTTGCATAGCCC
This genomic stretch from Bacteroidales bacterium harbors:
- a CDS encoding MFS transporter; amino-acid sequence: MEAIRKSLRDSALARWSALGIVAFTMLAGYYITDVMAPLKGLLEQQLTWNSAEYGVFTSAYGWFNVFLIMLILGGIVLDRMGVRFTGVGAASVMVLGAALKFWAVSTHSLDGVVWHILWFDMKAQVLMAALGFAIFGVGVEVAGITVSKIIVKWFKGKEMALAMGMQVSVARLGTALAIGVSAPIAIRMGHVSKPVLLGLVMLCIGLITFIIYTFMDKKLDASQMAADKANNTVPEEDKFKVSDIRYIISNRGWWYLAFLCVLFYSAVFPFLKFASDLMVQKFHVADAVAGTIPAMLPFGAILLTPLFGGVYDKIGKGATIMILGSLILIVVHALYSIPFLDNTILAVILIIFLGIGFSLVPSAMWPSVPKIIPYKYLGTSFSMIFWVQNWGLMGVPALIGWVLQKYCITGYEIKGGVQVATYNYTLPMMIFTSFGVLALVFSLLLKAEDKKKGYGLQLPNIEKIK
- a CDS encoding DUF255 domain-containing protein, which codes for MKKVLLILGILALGLYTHAQEKIKWHSMEEALQLAGKEPRVIVIDVYTDWCGWCKRMDATTFSDPEVIEMMNAQFYPVKLNAEGKEDIIIGDRTFKFVDNGRRGYHEVAAIVTRGRLSYPTISYVDAQGKVLEAAPGYKTADQFRIYLAYYSDGAYRNQTFDEFSASLAAKEKTVIQSL
- a CDS encoding WYL domain-containing protein — its product is MDHSKKKQGFIHYSQSPEIKGIHYLDPIIRAIEQEEVLRLYYLPFYEDKPYFNEVHPYLLKEHESRWYLIGLNDFKGKMRTYALDRIRDLQVVKGTAYKAPHFKVEDYFKYAIGIMAPEGTPPLIKLAVQLTQAQYLITRPWHDSQNIEEENEERVVFSFRVFPTYEFRSLVLGLGKDAAVLEPRSLREEIKQELESMLKHYQRL